From Leptolyngbya sp. KIOST-1, one genomic window encodes:
- the thiS gene encoding sulfur carrier protein ThiS, with protein MFDPSADAFAVLVNGESQSCPAGTLLPAFLESLGLNPRLVAVEYNGEILHRQLWDSTRLRPHDKLEIVTIVGGG; from the coding sequence ATGTTTGACCCCAGTGCCGATGCCTTTGCTGTCCTGGTCAATGGAGAATCGCAATCGTGCCCTGCTGGCACCCTGTTGCCCGCATTTCTGGAGTCCCTGGGCCTCAACCCGCGCCTGGTAGCTGTAGAGTACAACGGCGAAATTCTTCACCGCCAGCTATGGGACAGCACTCGGCTGCGCCCCCACGACAAACTCGAAATTGTCACCATTGTGGGCGGCGGTTAG
- a CDS encoding DUF1517 domain-containing protein, whose protein sequence is MVKQLFQRLRPLLKPLMAVILAVVLVFGTADGAWAAAGGRMGGGSFRAPAPRPMAPSPRTYAPGGGGYYPGGGFGFPFLFPFIGIGGGFGGLFTLLIFIAIANVVVRGLRGATAGDDYAAPASSNPPVAVAKLQVGLLAEARALQDDLNRLATTADTGTSQGLAKLLQETTLALLRHPDYWAYAASEDKQTRLLSAEQEFNRYTLSARSRFSAETLSNVNNQLTQAEAQAKLPGDADQAPGEYILATVVVATQGKLDLPDIYSSSDLRQALNQIGAVSGENLLAVEVLWTPQQSGETLSSDELVAQYPELKLI, encoded by the coding sequence ATGGTTAAACAACTCTTTCAGCGCCTGAGGCCACTGCTTAAGCCCCTGATGGCCGTTATTCTGGCTGTGGTTTTGGTATTTGGCACCGCCGACGGGGCTTGGGCCGCTGCCGGTGGGCGGATGGGAGGCGGTAGCTTTCGAGCACCAGCCCCGCGACCGATGGCTCCGTCGCCGCGTACCTACGCCCCTGGTGGCGGTGGGTACTACCCCGGCGGTGGGTTTGGCTTTCCCTTTCTGTTCCCCTTTATTGGCATTGGGGGCGGCTTTGGCGGTCTGTTTACACTGCTGATTTTCATTGCGATCGCCAATGTGGTGGTGCGCGGCCTGAGGGGTGCCACCGCTGGGGATGACTACGCCGCTCCCGCCAGCAGCAACCCTCCCGTAGCGGTGGCCAAACTTCAGGTGGGACTGCTGGCCGAGGCCCGCGCCCTGCAAGATGACCTCAATCGCCTGGCCACCACCGCCGATACCGGCACCTCCCAGGGGCTGGCCAAGCTGCTGCAGGAAACCACCCTGGCCCTGCTGCGCCACCCCGACTACTGGGCCTACGCCGCCAGCGAGGACAAGCAGACGCGCTTGCTCAGCGCCGAGCAAGAGTTCAACCGCTACACCCTCTCGGCCCGCAGCCGGTTTAGCGCCGAAACCCTGTCGAATGTCAACAACCAGCTCACCCAGGCCGAAGCCCAGGCTAAGCTGCCCGGGGATGCCGACCAGGCCCCTGGGGAATACATTCTGGCGACGGTAGTTGTGGCAACCCAGGGCAAACTCGACCTGCCCGACATCTACTCCTCCAGCGACCTGCGTCAGGCCCTCAACCAAATTGGAGCGGTCTCCGGCGAAAACCTGCTAGCGGTAGAAGTGCTGTGGACGCCGCAGCAGTCGGGCGAGACGCTCAGCAGCGACGAACTGGTGGCCCAGTACCCCGAGCTAAAGCTGATCTGA